In a single window of the Chaetodon trifascialis isolate fChaTrf1 chromosome 19, fChaTrf1.hap1, whole genome shotgun sequence genome:
- the LOC139347854 gene encoding microtubule-associated protein RP/EB family member 3-like, which produces MAVNVYSTSMTIENLSRHDMLAWVNDSLQLTYTKIEQLGSGAAYCQFMDMLFPGCILLKKVKFGAKLEHEYIHNFKVLQAAFKRMNVDKIIPVERLVKGKFQDNFEFLQWFKKFFDANYDGKEYDPVLIRQGQEGTPPPPHAGPMRTSPTVPKTVPNPQRPINVAPARRSAPVTRNGGDAELIELNQQLLDMKLTVEGLEKERDFYFGKLRDIELICQENENENNPILSQIIETLYSTEEGFAPPDDEEIGEGAQGDQEEF; this is translated from the exons ATGGCGGTGAATGTCTACTCCACCTCTATGACCATAGAGAACCTGAGTCGCCATGACATGTTGGCATGGGTCAACGACTCTCTACAGCTCACCTACACAAAGATCGAGCAGCTCGGTTCAG GTGCTGCTTATTGTCAGTTCATGGACATGCTGTTTCCAGGGTGCATATTGTTGAAGAAAGTCAAGTTTGGTGCTAAGTTGGAGCATGAATACATCCACAATTTCAAGGTCTTACAGGCTGCATTCAAGAGAATGAATGTGGACAAg atCATCCCTGTGGAGAGGCTGGTGAAGGGGAAGTTCCAGGACAACTTTGAGTTCCTGCAATGGTTTAAGAAGTTTTTTGATGCCAACTATGACGGGAAAGAATACGACCCCGTGCTGATCCGGCAGGGCCAGGAAGGAACGCCGCCTCCGCCCCACGCAG GCCCCATGAGAACATCTCCCACAGTACCGAAGACTGTTCCCAACCCTCAGAGGCCGATCAACGTAGCACCAGCCCGCAGGAGCGCTCCCGTGACCCGCAATGGAGGAGACGCCGAGCTCATTGAGCTCAACCAGCAG CTGCTGGACATGAAGCTGACTGTAGAGGGactggagaaggagagagacttCTACTTTGGAAAGCTGAGAGACATCGAGCTCATCTGCCAGGAAAACGAAAATGAGAACAACCCAATCCTCAGCCAAATAATTGAAACACTGTACTCTACAGAG GAGGGATTTGCGCCACCAGATGATGAAGAGATTGGCGAAGGGGCACAGGGAGACCAGGAGGAGTTCTga